cactttggaacgagcatctagcttcactgacagacagactgactgacggacaattcaatttgacgtttcaaaagtgccttttttttttatggtggaaaatcatccaatgacttctcccgccttgggcgaggcgagagggagtgtcagactcttactgactaaaaaccaccccgttcctactcctgcccgtcgagccggagccccggtaaacccgctaggtagtccgcagctccggattaggcatcagccctactgggccccatctgtggtggtctgatggctctttgaggcgcgcgcagaacgcgacgcgccgcacgcacgggtctggttctggtcgagcggcgagctacccttgctcgccgtccgcagacccgcacttacggtggccggagatcgcgcgatccccgacgcccggagtgtctctcgcgacggctggggcgtgaggaggttcgttctctcacgcgccccgcctcctccttagctagcatgactgcttcgcagaaggaggagacggcatcccagtccccctcgctccgcaccatggcctgaaccaatgtcGGACGCGAGAAgccgccgtcgccgaccacatccacatcctaaggacacggcggtgctcatcCCATAGGGCAAGAAGGGCACACCGCAACCgttgctccaccgtgtcctccgggcgatcctcgcagtgatgacacctgggcgtttcctcccgcccaatcagaaacaggaatcTATCGAAGCTCCCACGTCCAGTAAGCACTTgggtcaggcggtaggtgaggacgccgtgttcaaaagtgcctaatttaggattaattgaaataaatgctttgacattgactttgattGAAATTTTGCGACCCCTTGCACAACCCACAAAAGATAAAGCATAATTATTTCGTACAAAGCTCCCAAGGCTATAGTTCATCAAATTCTTACCATGTTATAAACATCGTCGACGCCGTTGACTCGCAGCCAGAAGAACAGCCCAGCGTCAGGCATGTTGTACGGCGCCAGATGTTCTACCGGCTTCAGCGCGGCGTGGAGCGCGTCGCGGCGCGCGCGGTAGAAGTCGCGGGCGTTAAGCAGGTGAGAGGCGAGGGACTTGCGGCATTGTACCAGTTGGTGTAGGATTGCCTGGAAGGTAAAATCTGGATGTATTTTCTACTTGAAGCAAACAGGGAGTGAAGTAGTTAACTAGTGTTGCATCGCCTGATGCATTGCTACTAAATACattacttaaacattttgtaGTTGGTAGCGTAACTACGCATGCacggaaaaaatatttgttcgttCTAGAAATTATTCTTTTGGGTCTCAGTGatgaaatgaaattttgtttgaatgtgATGAACACTGTACagtatggatttttttttaaatgggacaagcccgccacaacctcccacaccgctgcaactcctgtaagccaggatctacagtagatacaaccatgaaaacaccggaacattgaattccggcgcgtcccagggacatgaatgactgtcttggatcccgcaacgaaataaatcagaagatattattagaacagTACagtatggatgcattaaagtgatttgattcgatttaatttgatttgaaatattcacAGAAACCAATAAATATTCTACAGTAGTAAAATTCCTTCCTTAGTTCCTTAAACTGACAAAAGATGATCCCAATCTCACACAAAACTAAACTTGGTTACACAGTAAGTTAGCAAATAAAACCTAGGTATGGTACTGACCTGTGCTAAAGTGCAGGAGTGTAAGAGCTCAGCCTGCGTGTGCAGCTCGATGCGCTGCAGTAGCGGCGTGGGCGCCGTCATCCAGGCGCCGCGCAGCCCCGCACTCACCACCTTCGACACCGAGTCCAGACGAATCACGCGCCCGCAGGTGTCCATCGAGAGCAATGATGGGATTGGTCGCTGCAGAATTAAAATAGGGTGAGGTAAAGTTTGGAGTATTGAACCTAGCTTCAAAGGTATTAGCAATAAGCACTATGAATAATGGAAATTTAAGTAAAGTCAaatcttttataggcgaagcattccaatattatcgaacttaaAAGCTAGCGATCTTCGTTTGGATCAAGAAATTATTTCAGTAAATGAATGTAATCTTTATTGGAGGATCCACAATCTTGATCCGTTTATAGCGTCGTCAATCTAAAGCCATAAGATTAGGTGTTTACGTAACAAAACAAGTTTAGGTACTCACATCTGTATAATTCAAGAACATGTAAGGATCATCCTCTATAATAAGGAAGTCGTATCTGCACGCTAGTTCGTAGATCTGCCGCCGCCTGTCCTCTGGCAGCACTGTGCCTGTGGGGTTGCTGCCAGTCGGGGTGATGTACATCATCTTTGGCATCTTCAACCCTCGCCGCAGCCGCTCCCCTAGGACGGCGTCTAAAGTCTCCGGTATCATGCCGTCTTTGTCTTCTGGAATGCCTATGATTTCTGGCTGGTACGGTCTCATCTGCAAGGAATAATTAGTTGAGGGTGATGTTCTTTCTTGTTCCATTTAGTAGTTGCTTAAACGTACGTGGGGATTCAAATGGTTTTATTCTTAAGGGAGAAATCGAACTGTAATGTATAGACAGTTTCTTAACTCCAATTTCCATACATACAGTACCTATTTTCATTCATTCGTATGTAGCTTGTAATAGTCATCATCAGAAGACTAAATCTCATTTTAATCCAAGGTTTTAAAATCAAGGAAGTCAACAAACTGAATTTATacaaacgaaacaaaatatttcgtaGTTGTTTCTCTTATTGTCTTCACTAATTCACCAGAAATAAAGAAACCAATGAATACTCACAGTGCTATGTATCCCGGTGTAAGCGTACTCGCACGTGATGACCGGGTCTCCTGGCTCTACCAGCAGCTCCACGCACTGGTAGATGCCGTGCTGTCCTCCGTTGGTGATCAGCACGTCGCGCGGCACTTCTCCGGGGGGGCGGTGCGTCTCCGATTGGAACTTACGCAGCTCCGACAGCAAGGCTGGGAGACTGGAAGAGACAAtgataatttaaagaaaactgCAACTAAATTAGAATAATCCTTATGAAGATTTGTCAGAAATGGTAGATGTTTTTAGAAGTAGATGCATGATGTTTTGTGAATCCTACAGCAGATCAGCAAATAGAGGATAGATGGCGATGACCCGTCTTCTGACTTATCTCGTTTCCATAAACTATATACacaattctttattgcttatTGTCAGTCGGCAAGTTCATAGTGTTTAAAGTTATGACTGACTCAAAATGAGTGTAATTTAAGTTTTTAGTAATTTTTCATTGGAACTTACCCTTGCGATGGCACGTACTGCAGCGCTGCAGCGAGGTCTTTGCCCTCTAGCACCATATTTGAGAACTTGGTCTCCATGGAGAGGCGTGTGAACGGGAACACTTGCTCGTTGGGCATGCCTTCTGCCAGGGAGATCATCTCTTTGCCCACCTTGTAGGCCAGGGATgctggaaataaataaagacgtttattaatatctatatattaatacgtgatgcaaaaactttggaccactttttacgataattgcgcggacgtaggagcataaaatttggtacacttatagtttatgtgtaggagaagtgcatagcgctaatatttttcaaaaataatgcttataaagtacattaaatcaataaataaaacattacacacacatgcatagtatctgatcgtatttgacaaaacgtcaaaatcgatagacattgcgatgatattctcacgtctcatatgaaaagagttttataaaagagtttgaattaaataaaaattatccttcaacgtacgttaagtggtattgtaaattaaatcatatatggtcgaatttcggccactaggcgaccactagttctcCTTAAAACGTAAAGAACAGACATAAAGTTAATTCCCGAATGGATAGTTTGACAAATGTAGTTTTTCTTCTcctaataattagtttttattattcaaagatTATGAATCGATTGATGAATATAAGAGCTGGTGGTTTTCTAATGTTTTGTCATTATAAACGCGAATAATACTTGAGTGTATTGTTATTAGGTCTACATATTACCTATGTagttaataagaaattaattcaGTAACTCAGGATCAATAGAAACTCAGCTTAAACTAATTCATGCAAAATATGATGCCATAATTTGCGTTTGCGACGTTGCGTTgcgtgaaaatattatattcaatcaTCGGGCATAGCTTCGTAGCATTAATGTACACATACAACAAAGTTTTCTGCAGAAGCAATTGCAAAagaaaaaatgcaaaatatttaACTGATAATGTAGTATTTAACTAAAGTGTGTATTTTGATGATTTCATAATTCTTGTTATCGGCCAAACGTAAGAGAAGAGTCAAGAGACTTATAAAGATTATGTAGGCACACTGAGTGACACGCCCTTCAAAATGCAGAACTCTTCATAATCTCTCATATTTCAGCAACGCAATTCTTTTGCGTCACTCCAGATAACGTTagcataatatttgaataattaattgtttgttcGCTGGGGTTACATCGAAGTCGTTCAtcaaaagtgaaaatatttgcGCTTCAAACTATTTACGGCGCGTTGTTTAGTATGCACATACATTTTAATGGATTACCGAAACGTGTCACGTCGGTTTGTTTTCCTCAGACGGTCGGTAAAGGTGAATAATAGATCTACGTATTATAACACACCCACTTCAGTaccccttagtacgagtttgctttacgttaaaagtaatcgaaacgagagcgcgttcggcgctctgattagttggtttattcgagccggccaatcagagcgccgaacccgtactcgtttcgattactttaaaagtaaagtaaactcatactaagggtactgcctTAGTAGCAGTAGCTAAAGAAAAGAATGCTCGAGTGTCAGGACATTTGAAGGTGTAGTTAATGACAACGTTTACAGAGAGTTGACGGTCATACTCGTATAAACaacaatatgaattttaaacatttaaatttcaatttatacttttaacttataattagaaattataagcccaagtttcctcacgttgtttttccttcaccgtttatcactGGTGTCTTAACAATCTTAGAAAaaacatataactcggaaaatatcatattagtacttgctgttggtaggtttcgagcccgcactctcatgcataagaagtgggtgtcttaaaccaccgggccacCAAGACATTTTAAGATACATAGATGATATACACATTAGTCTAGTACGAATATTTTCCTAAGTTTTATAGTATGACTGGTGGCTCAAGGTACCTAATTTAGCTATTTATAATCCCTTTGAGTATTATGTAAAAGGACAAAAGTGTCACAAACTCTTGTTACAACATTTCTCGCATCACTCAACGACGATTAATGCGTACATGTTTCTTACACGATAAAACGAAGTAATAAATGCAAATTCTTTTCATTTGTAACATTTTGCCGAAACAACGGATGTTACTATCAACGGATGGAACGATTATTGTATGGATTGACGTTCGACATCTAAACGAGTTACGTATAAGGTCAGTGAGAATTTCGCCAAATTATTTGATCTTCTACATAAAAACTAAGTACTACGCAACTACGTTTATATCAAGCTTCTATTTAACTTGCGTTGtataaccggagctgcggacaacgtaacaggttaccggggctccggctcaaagcaggagaaggaacggggtggtttttagtcagtaagagtctgaatgAGAATGAGTAACTGGATGACAttctcctcttaaaaaaaaacttgcattTTATGTACTTAGACTTACAATGAAATAATGTATGTGGTTGAAGTGGAAGAGTTACCTTGCTACAGAATTTTGAAGCAGATATCTTCAACCTTATTTGAGCTGAAATTATACagtactagctgacccgcgcaacttcgtttgcgtgtatcccgctacttcgacaaatacagtcaacgcatgcccccgccgccgcggccggcccgtaccgtgccgcaatactaatatcgtgatatctcctaaactatatgtctaaataacacactgtaaactgcaaaaataatctaaattaaatgctcgtgatgatgaacttacttattatgataaggatatatgtattattggttatatcaccagttaaacatcacccaacgaattaaatgtttttttaatacagaaaagtagtttttgtgacttaaataaaaaagctggatatatgtcatcgcggacttttttgtagaactaataaagaccaatgtttttgctatacattgttcttacttgtatccaacggtataagcggcgcacgcacaaatgcaatcttcaattagatttttttctgacttcttggacataaatcgctataactcagctaatatagtttcaatgtatttcaattatatataaaaacctgtcggagaaaatactctttctattagtgaaaaccgcatcaaaatccgttgcgtagttttaaagttttatgcatacaaagggactacagacaaaatgggcgactttgttttatactatgtatagatagattacACATTGAGTTTGCATCACCATTATGATGAAAAATTGATTTTCCAAATGTTTTATACCGATTACACAGTATGTTTGTACCTATATCTGTACATGCAATGCAACAATAATAATCGACAATAATATCAAGCAGAATCAATTAGATAAAGCGCATTTTAAGCCTTTGTAATTTGAATTAATGACGCAAATTTTAAGGTAAGTGAACTTGttcattttatattgtgttaGATTAGATAATATTGTTCCAAAGATAACGAACGCGTGTAGGTAAAATTTTTAAGAGAAACCGCAGTTTACTGAGAACTAATTTCTCGTGACATTGAATCGTGCGCCTAGGAAgagaaactatttattttgtttatcaacaacaaacagacttagatacctacttaatgtAAGTATGTAAACAACAGCTGATGTATGTTTTAATGATAAGAAGTTTCTAAAAATGATTATGTAACAGATATTTCGTTAGAAATTCAATTAGGTTCATATTACAAGAAACTTCTATATTTAGTTGAATGAACTGATTAAAGTGTATATCTGTATACATTCAACAAGCAAcaattgtaagtaaataaatattcaaaataagcAGACAACAATCATTCGAGAAAGTACGAAAGGTTAGCGACCAATTTCAGGGCTCATGAATATTCATGACTAAATCGAATATTtcagaaagaaaaataagttaCAGCAATAACGCATTATTTTACACACTTACACTTACATACTtgacaaattaattttgatatgatAATATTACGACTGTTATTAACTTCAGGGTAATCAAAGATACCGTGCCAAATGTTCATCACGTCTTTTTATGAGTATATGTAATAATGAGAGAACCTGTTACCCATACACTGTCGATCGTACAAATATTGGAACAAATTCTGAAACTTATATCCGGACACACACAAGTAATGTTTGATTGTAAACATTAGcacaaattacaatttttactTCTAAACCGTGCTCGCTACGGCGTGAGACTCGTTAATTCAAGAATTTCAATACTCATTCAACTGAATTATTGGACACACCTAGATGTGGGTGTGTTTAGCTGCCTTTTCCGTAATTCGGCAACTACAATTACCTAATACTTTGGGGAAAACAGAggcagtacctacctatgtatttatattttctgaTAATGGATGCGATGAACTGTTTGTGATTAAAATGCCACAAAAGCAAATTTGGGTGTGTAATGACTATTTATCTGTGACGTAGCACCTTATCAATATAAAGCTCTTTAAACGTGTTCTTTTCGCGGGAATTCTCGcctaaaataatgtgtttatgCTTAAATACCAACTGgtaataattgtaatatcaTCTTTCAAATTGTCACCAGCTCCGCAGAATCGTCTgcgtattataatttttataattatacaatttacgCAATTTTACTAGAGTCCTTCtaataaaatacatgaaatTGTCTACTAACTGAGTAGAGTCTACTTAGACAAATCTCATactatatctttaaaaaaatttcaTGTAGTCTTCACCCAAACTACTTAAACGTAGCTCGGTACCTCGGTAAGTACCCACAAAAATCTTGTACCTAGAAgcatttagtcagtaagtgtccgacactccctgtcgcctcgctcaaggcgggagaagtaactggATAATTTTCACTCCCCAAAAAAAAGCATTTACTAACAAAACTAttgttcataaaaaatatcattttaataacattgtaaccgaagtaataaataaatcaatcgtGATTGATTTTTAATAGACGATAATGATAATGACTGCATTAGCGAATTTCCCCCCGATATCTTTGATAACACGTGTATAAACACCTGATTATTGATTAGTAGTGAttactgatattattataatgaatcaGCATTAACTACCTCCCTCTACAACagcaaatattactttaatagcTTAATTAAGTAAACATCTTATCTTGTCTCTATTTATCGTCATTATACAACTTACGTGGcatttatacctattattaggtctatttaatattagtttctGCTAATACTAGTTTCTGGCTTCAATCGCGATCGCATGGTTTAAATGATTGCtcatgtgttattctagaccacaATCTACCCAGGGGTACCCAGGGGTAGATTGTGGTCTAGAATAGTAGtcccaaatttcattccgattccttcagccgttttgacgtgattgagtaacaaacatacacacaaactcactaacacacataatacacacataaactcacaaactttcgcatttataattctAATAACTTCTGCCAGTGACCTGCGTTCCCGTGGCGTGAAAGGTAGCCTAAGTGTTGTTCTAGACCATACTCTACCCCTGTCCCAAatatcatcccgatcccttcggtcattttgacgtgattaagttaCACATACTACTAGgttttttatgtaatgtaatctaattaaaaactgCGTTTCACGACATATTAGAACGATTAGGCAATGcgtatttaaaagtaaataaatcaacGGTAGATAATAAAGATGTCTCCAAACATGAAGGGGAAGATAACTTTGATGATAAGCCGCGCCTTCGACGACTCACTTATCTACTGCATACACACGTatgttgaaattaattaatccttgtctttgtaaaaagtaatttaaattctttgttagattttggattattttcgattttaataCTGAAGCTTActgcatttttttataagaacttACGTTGTCTTAATTATGTGCCTTACCTCAGAATTTTCTATTAGAATCTACGTTGTCTTAAATCGTAACTCTACAGACAATGTCGAGATCATTTCTACCATTCTTTTGGTCTCtttaacagaataaaaaaatccttaaaattaACGTTTTGAGTTTAAAATTTCTTGTTACGTCTTCTTGATCTACTTTTTGAAATTATAGTCTATAGCTTCTTTAacgatttattatttcaaatacttaattacttaaccgaaatcatattttttacgaattgccaaaaaatatttactcactGATTTGCCTCGTCAGCGCTGGCTCCCTACGCGCCGCCCTCGTGCTCAAGAACCGGTCATAGTCCTGCTCCGTGAGCGGCTTGTACCTGTCCTCCTGGTAACTGCTCTCATTGTAGAACTTAAAGAATTCATTCACGTCAACATCTCTCTGCGAGAAGTCTTTCTTCAGAACCAACGTCACAGCGCGAGCCTCGAACAACCTCTTCGCCAGTTCCCTGTTCACTCTCCTCAGTTTTGTAGTAACGAACATTTTACGTTTcaaatatttctagaaaaataatTTCCGTAGCGCCTTTTTTCGTGTTACTTTTCCCGCCACCGTCTATGTTCGTACTGCAAGGCGTTACCGACGAAATGTAACGAAATCAGTGTACCTCAATTAAAATGCTTAGATTACGTCAAATTTGATGATAGCGTGATTATGCGATAAGGTGATAATGAGCAACGAAATTGTTTAATTAGTCGGCACTGTTTGCTAAACACACGAAAAACATGCGAACGTTGTTCAATTCTTACTAAATGAAAATTTTGGTGAAACTGTCGAATATGTTAAGTGCAAGTAAAGGTTTGACCCCTCCGTGCAAACTGAATAAGTAATGTTATTGATTTTTGTGTTtactgtttaatttaaaaaaatacaataacatcgattaaaagaattattttataggtatgaATATTAAGTGACATCATCTTTTGTGAATAATGTTTATTACCTACTCTATCCTTTCCGCGTtgtgtaaaaaaatactcaaaaaaTTAATTggtgaaatgtaaataatatcccatcaaaaacatcctgtaaaaaacccaagtctcgcagctcagtctttctaccgtcaaaagttgtgagatccatgtaataccaagtcggttaatctatttagtgtctacttgaaggaccttctgtcttaagttattacataagttattatcatgccaatattaaaaatatttaacgttttaaacaaatagatcgacttggacatcgcttgatttgattattagtatgtatcacactacacagcacgacgggccagcgaccaacaggaacgagagtttcaatcgcgtgaggcgcgagagactaaagaatctatatctatatatacttataataaatctgtagagaggtcaattctgtacatgaaatatatttccaaaataactatcagcgggtgattagtaatcgatactgacgccaaacatgcaatcagatttttttttgtctgtctgtctgtctgtctgtctgtctgtctgtctgtctgtctgtatgttctttatagaaacaaaaactactcgacagatttcaacgaaacttggtacaattgttcttcatactcctgggcaggttatagtatacttttcatcacgctatgatcaataggagcagagcagtgaagggaaatgttgggaaaaccggagaatttactccatttttgaagcttccgtcgcgtgtgcagccttaatggttaaagctacacagaaatcatgtatgacggaaatgttctccttaaaattgtttaaaaaatattctacgacagcaaatgtctatcttttatggttgactcacaataacacgtatagctcccgatagcttagcagttcgaagctttctgattatatttgtctacctattcttacgtttatgacactcattcatccctaattaaaaaatgttaacattattacctatttaataaaaaaaataatcatagaaatcggtacagaaacaccaaatatatacatgaattacgcttagtttctattaagtaggtaaaggcgtaggtacttttattaattgtagATCGATACTaaacccaaatatgtgtttttttttgtctttctgtctatctctatgttcaggcattacgtgaaaactaacggttcgatttcgatgaaacttggtataattatacctcattatcctgggcataaaataagatactttttatcctaatCCTATCcgaaaaatatgtagaaaaaaaaaacttaatttttcacttttatactacagaacgcaagcttaacagcagtagagggatatccttaattatcatgggcctagccgtatttgggtccaatcaatagctatttataagatgtcattgtcagagttactcaaaatggagaaataaaacttccatgcgaaaaccgacatccgcgcggacggagtcgcaggcggaagctagtctatactaatattataaagctgaagagtttgtttgtttgattgtttgtttgtttgtttgaacgcgctaatctccggaactactagtccgatttgaataattctttttgtgttggatagtccatttatcggggaaggctataggctataaaacatcacgctataactattaggagcgaagaaataaaggaaaatgtggacaaaacgggggaaattattaattcttgagggcttccgttgcgtgcgctgcgaaaatggttcaagatacgaaaattatatgtatgaaagaattattcttcttaaaatgatctaaaaaagtccgcgacagtatatgtctatcttttaggattaacttactaaaatcgtttttatggtaatcaaactgggtcgaaattaatgcattatttgttaagagttgtattaacgaaaaaatattaatctttatcgaaataaatgtgttgttcattaaaagtatttaattgtgaacaaaattgtctttgacatcactataCTCctataaacatcttagaagatattacagttttaaaataactccgatataaaattcacccgcgccgcatgatgtgcgaaacacgacgctgcgcgctgccaggaggagaggcattgtttgcgaacgacgcggagcctggtgtaactatgtatactcaaaaaaattatagtcttactaacgaagtaaaacattttttgatcattgaccatcgaaagcgtttgtttacagcgtagaatagcaaaaaagcggtttaccacacgcccacattttattgtggctgtctaacaaagtacaaccagattctacgtttagtgcaataatatcggctgaaacatttgacaaacaaaacatccaattcttcaatttattgtcataaaaatatgatagggtataaaaatatggaccttaaggatttcataaccttgcgtcatcatgtatgaaagaaaacatttgttctagaaagtactctttcttttttttgaggggggaaaatcatccgttggcactcctgccttgggtgaagcgaggagtgtaaaaatcaccccgttctgatttgagccggggccccggtaatcttttacattgtctgcagcaccggatcgggcatcatccctattgggtcccatctgtagtggcctggctctttgaggcgctcACAGAACGCGAcacacggtacgcacgggtcaggttttgatcgggcgacgagctactcttactcgccatccgcagacccgcgcttacggtggccagggatcgtcacgcgatcctccTGCGGCGACTGGGgtgtgatgaggatcgttccctcacgggctccgcctcctccttagctaggatgactgcttcgcagaagggggagacggcgtccctttccccctcgctccgcaccttggcctgaactagagccggacagccggacgtgagaggttaccaTCGCCATaaccctaaggacatggcgatgctcagcacatgcaatgcacaccgcccctgtatgctccaccatatcttccgggcggtcctcgcaatgacgatacccagacgaaacgcccgggtgtttcctaccgccgaattcgaaacaggtaccaaccgaaacttccgtgtcaggtaagtacctgcgtcaggcagtaggtgaggacgccgtgacgcctctcaagccactcttcaaagaggggacttaccactgctataacgcgtatgtagcgagcccatctaaaaagtaccctaggaattttatttctgaaacacaaaccggggtggcggttacccaacctataggcgcaggtttccggaaaacagtggaaacacatatagtatagaaatgagtgtggattgttccttataatcataatccagtgctatcacgaattttcaatgcacaaattaaccgtgggtaactgctataatttatgaagctaagaaagttgtttgcaaaaataaatataatgcctaaaataactattccacgcggacgaagtcgcgggcacagctagtctaatataatattgtaatattcattttgttttcatgcgatgtccaagtcgatctatttgtttaaaacgttaaatatttttaatattggcatgataataacttatgtaataacttaagaca
This genomic interval from Spodoptera frugiperda isolate SF20-4 chromosome 14, AGI-APGP_CSIRO_Sfru_2.0, whole genome shotgun sequence contains the following:
- the LOC118279380 gene encoding kynurenine/alpha-aminoadipate aminotransferase, mitochondrial, with the translated sequence MFVTTKLRRVNRELAKRLFEARAVTLVLKKDFSQRDVDVNEFFKFYNESSYQEDRYKPLTEQDYDRFLSTRAARREPALTRQITSLAYKVGKEMISLAEGMPNEQVFPFTRLSMETKFSNMVLEGKDLAAALQYVPSQGLPALLSELRKFQSETHRPPGEVPRDVLITNGGQHGIYQCVELLVEPGDPVITCEYAYTGIHSTMRPYQPEIIGIPEDKDGMIPETLDAVLGERLRRGLKMPKMMYITPTGSNPTGTVLPEDRRRQIYELACRYDFLIIEDDPYMFLNYTDRPIPSLLSMDTCGRVIRLDSVSKVVSAGLRGAWMTAPTPLLQRIELHTQAELLHSCTLAQAILHQLVQCRKSLASHLLNARDFYRARRDALHAALKPVEHLAPYNMPDAGLFFWLRVNGVDDVYNMVFQTAFQRGLMLIPGQAFLFDTNAPCPYVRLTFSKIRLEDMDKAVSNLVEIIREEQQRTLQKPKRVATEG